Proteins co-encoded in one Streptomyces roseochromogenus subsp. oscitans DS 12.976 genomic window:
- a CDS encoding nucleoside-triphosphatase, with product MPTRILIEGRPGAGKTTALRRLAALLPTHAATGFTTEEIRQSGARVGFALETLAGRREVLAHVDLPGPPRVGKYGVDPGVMERLALPSLRPAATGEATGRLVLIDELGRMELACTAFRHAVDALFVAEVDVVATVHTHRDPFTDALKRRADIEVVQLTPANRDVLPGELAVRLQQPQMRGRPPSHG from the coding sequence GTGCCGACAAGGATCCTGATTGAGGGCCGCCCGGGCGCGGGCAAGACGACCGCCCTGCGTCGGCTCGCCGCGCTGCTGCCCACCCACGCCGCCACCGGCTTCACCACGGAGGAGATCCGGCAATCCGGCGCCCGCGTCGGTTTCGCCCTGGAGACACTGGCAGGCCGACGGGAAGTGCTCGCCCATGTCGACCTGCCCGGTCCGCCACGGGTGGGGAAATACGGCGTCGACCCGGGCGTCATGGAACGACTGGCGCTGCCGTCGCTTCGGCCGGCAGCAACCGGGGAGGCAACAGGGCGGCTGGTGCTCATCGACGAGCTGGGGCGGATGGAACTGGCGTGCACGGCGTTCCGGCACGCGGTCGACGCGCTGTTCGTCGCAGAGGTCGACGTCGTCGCCACGGTCCACACGCACCGCGATCCGTTCACCGACGCCCTCAAGCGGCGCGCCGACATCGAGGTCGTCCAACTCACCCCGGCAAACCGGGACGTCCTGCCGGGGGAGCTCGCGGTCCGGCTGCAGCAGCCCCAGATGCGCGGAAGGCCTCCCTCTCACGGATGA
- a CDS encoding YbhB/YbcL family Raf kinase inhibitor-like protein: MSGIELSSPAFDDKTVIPRRYSGEGENISPPLTWSGVPHEATELVLLCEDPDAPGTTFLHWLVTGIDPGTTGTAEGQKPHGGLPWPNGFGRVGWGGPMPPPGHGPHRYFFRLYALSEPLPLHDHPGAEDVHRALKGRELASGTLVGTYQR; this comes from the coding sequence ATGAGCGGAATTGAACTCAGCAGCCCCGCGTTCGACGACAAAACGGTGATCCCCCGTCGGTACAGCGGGGAGGGCGAGAACATCTCACCGCCCCTGACCTGGTCGGGGGTGCCCCACGAGGCCACGGAGCTGGTGCTCCTGTGCGAGGACCCGGACGCACCGGGAACGACCTTCCTGCACTGGCTGGTGACCGGCATCGATCCGGGGACCACCGGGACGGCGGAGGGCCAGAAGCCCCACGGGGGCCTGCCGTGGCCCAACGGCTTCGGCCGCGTGGGCTGGGGAGGGCCGATGCCTCCACCGGGGCACGGGCCGCACCGCTACTTCTTCCGCCTGTACGCCCTGTCCGAGCCGCTGCCGCTGCACGACCACCCGGGCGCCGAGGACGTGCACCGTGCCCTGAAGGGCAGGGAGCTGGCCTCCGGCACCCTGGTCGGGACCTATCAGCGATGA